The following proteins are encoded in a genomic region of Hydra vulgaris chromosome 05, alternate assembly HydraT2T_AEP:
- the LOC136079942 gene encoding uncharacterized protein LOC136079942 isoform X2, translating into MLTVSSIFGVKPSENLFLRKKELSKIHKYFIDLHKNPKKCPLVLHGMSGVGKTQIARQYCELYHNSYENLVWIDAAFGQLQTSIKNHYQILGFTVQDSQGNPLNIEVIIEKVHDNYKEKKTLYILDNVDDKSIKNLEIYISRKPNSFTLITSQWRTWSNNVNQMIIDAFSAEDAFEYVKTNIKENTDENIRNLVKELGYHPFAITQAIKYIKTHRTSIEIYMKLYRSKPLKILNDDDFLTKEESKSPIKSINLVLAKLGKTKKCLIPLTILNCLSHCDGRNISKKFIIRISKHMAIYEEHVIDEAIGILISYSFLDRLDDEKYSMHVLTQLSCKSFQIKNLGKNYYLDLIESYFIHELNRVKDHTDYGKHFVLHFLHIFRFNRERMLKTFHRMTTSIKTLLVCKGFLLEAIEILKDVQSYNEKNYGEKYKLTLDTKHNIADCFYDMGKYSKALDIYCSVDKIRTEILGIDDPSTMSTKNNIALCLYKMAKYNEALEIYYDVNKKRYEIFDMNHPSIMETKNNIATCLCDVGKYNEALEIYCFIDRIQTEILGIKHSTTMTIKHNIALCMYKMGKYNEALEINRFVDKIQTEILGINHPFTMETKNNIANCLCGMGKFNEALKIYCSVDKIRIEIFGTNHPSTMETKQNIAFCLYKIGKYNEALKIYYFVDKMRSKILGINHPSSMATKHNIAICLCDMGKHNEALKIYHSVDKIKTEILGTNHPSTMATKNNIAICLKKMGKCNEALEIYYSVDKIKTEILGIDHPSTMTTKKNIAICLKKMEKYNIV; encoded by the coding sequence tGCTCACTGTAAGTTCAATATTTGGTGTCAAACCTTCggaaaacttatttttacgcaaaaaagaactttctaaaattcataaatattttattgatttacataaaaatccaaaaaaatgcCCTTTAGTATTACATGGAATGTCCGGTGTTGGAAAGACACAAATAGCCAGACAATATTGTGAACTTTATCATAACTCTTATGAAAACTTAGTTTGGATAGACGCAGCATTTGGACAGTTGCAAACTTCGATAAAAAACCATTATCAAATATTAGGGTTTACTGTTCAAGATTCACAAGGCAATCCTTTAAATATAGAAGTGATTATTGAAAAAGTACACgacaattataaagaaaaaaagactttGTATATTCTAGACAACGTTGAcgacaaaagtattaaaaacttaGAAATATACATTTCAAGGAAACCGAACTCATTTACTTTGATTACCTCACAGTGGAGAACGTGGTCAAATAACGTAAATCAAATGATCATTGATGCTTTTTCCGCTGAAGATGCTTTTgaatatgtaaaaacaaatattaaagaaaacacTGATGAAAACATTAGAAACTTAGTTAAAGAACTGGGTTATCATCCCTTTGCTATTACTCaggcaataaaatatataaaaacacataGAACTTCTATAGAAATTTATATGAAACTATATAGatcaaaacctttaaaaatactaaacgaTGATGACTTTTTAACCAAAGAAGAATCAAAGTCTCCAATAAAATCAATCAATTTAGTTTTAGCAAAATTaggtaaaactaaaaaatgtttaattccATTAACTATATTAAACTGTTTATCTCATTGTGATGGTCGaaacataagtaaaaaatttataatcagaATCTCAAAACACATGGCAATATACGAAGAACACGTTATAGATGAAGCTATTGGAATACTAATAAGTTATTCGTTCCTAGATCGTTTAGatgatgaaaaatattcaatGCATGTACTGACGCAGTTATCTTGTAagagttttcaaataaaaaatttaggcaAAAATTATTATCTGGATCTAATCGAAAGTTATTTTATACATGAGTTAAACAGAGTAAAAGATCACACGGACTACGGAAAACATTTTGTTCTTCATTTTCTTCACATTTTTCGTTTTAACAGAGagagaatgttaaaaacctTCCATCGTATGACAACTTCAATTAAAACCTTATTAGTATGTAAAGGTTTCTTACTAGAAgcaattgaaatattaaaagatgttcaaagttataatgaaaaaaattacggagaaaaatataaactcacGCTTgatacaaaacataatattgctGACTGTTTTTATGATATGGGAAAATATAGCAAGGCTTTAGATATTTACtgttctgttgataaaatacgaactgaaattttaggcATTGACGATCCATCTacaatgtcaacaaaaaataatattgcactATGTTTATACAAAATGgcaaaatataacgaagctttagaaatttattacgATGTTAATAAAAAgcgatatgaaatttttgatatgaACCATCCATCAATAATGGAGACAAAGAATAATATCGCAACCTGTTTGTGCGATGTTGGGAAATacaacgaagctttagaaatttattgttttattgataGAATACAAACTGAAATCTTAGGTATTAAACATTCAACTACAATGACAATAAAACATAACATCGCACTTTGTATGTACaaaatgggaaaatataacgaagctttagaaattaatCGTTTTgtagataaaatacaaactgaaattttaggaaTTAACCATCCATTTACTAtggaaactaaaaataatatagcaaaCTGTTTGTGCGGTATGGGAAAATTTAAcgaagctttaaaaatttattgttctgttgataaaatacgaaTTGAAATTTTTGGTACCAACCACCCATCTACAAtggaaacaaaacaaaatatcgCCTTCTGTTTGTACAAAAtaggaaaatataacgaagctttaaaaatttattattttgttgataaaatgcGATCTAAAATTTTAGGCATTAATCATCCGTCTTCAATGGCAACAAAGCATAATATCGCTATCTGTTTGTGCGATATGGGAAAACATAAcgaagctttaaaaatttatcattctgttgataaaataaaaactgaaattttaggtaccAACCATCCATCTACAAtggcaacaaaaaataatattgcaatctGTTTGAAGAAAATGGGAAAAtgtaacgaagctttagaaatttattattctgttgataaaataaaaactgaaatctTAGGTATCGACCATCCATCTACgatgacaacaaaaaaaaatattgcaatctgtttaaagaaaatggaaaaatataacATTGTTTAA
- the LOC136079942 gene encoding uncharacterized protein LOC136079942 isoform X1 produces the protein MIKFVFNIVLTVSSIFGVKPSENLFLRKKELSKIHKYFIDLHKNPKKCPLVLHGMSGVGKTQIARQYCELYHNSYENLVWIDAAFGQLQTSIKNHYQILGFTVQDSQGNPLNIEVIIEKVHDNYKEKKTLYILDNVDDKSIKNLEIYISRKPNSFTLITSQWRTWSNNVNQMIIDAFSAEDAFEYVKTNIKENTDENIRNLVKELGYHPFAITQAIKYIKTHRTSIEIYMKLYRSKPLKILNDDDFLTKEESKSPIKSINLVLAKLGKTKKCLIPLTILNCLSHCDGRNISKKFIIRISKHMAIYEEHVIDEAIGILISYSFLDRLDDEKYSMHVLTQLSCKSFQIKNLGKNYYLDLIESYFIHELNRVKDHTDYGKHFVLHFLHIFRFNRERMLKTFHRMTTSIKTLLVCKGFLLEAIEILKDVQSYNEKNYGEKYKLTLDTKHNIADCFYDMGKYSKALDIYCSVDKIRTEILGIDDPSTMSTKNNIALCLYKMAKYNEALEIYYDVNKKRYEIFDMNHPSIMETKNNIATCLCDVGKYNEALEIYCFIDRIQTEILGIKHSTTMTIKHNIALCMYKMGKYNEALEINRFVDKIQTEILGINHPFTMETKNNIANCLCGMGKFNEALKIYCSVDKIRIEIFGTNHPSTMETKQNIAFCLYKIGKYNEALKIYYFVDKMRSKILGINHPSSMATKHNIAICLCDMGKHNEALKIYHSVDKIKTEILGTNHPSTMATKNNIAICLKKMGKCNEALEIYYSVDKIKTEILGIDHPSTMTTKKNIAICLKKMEKYNIV, from the coding sequence atgataaaatttgttttcaatatagtGCTCACTGTAAGTTCAATATTTGGTGTCAAACCTTCggaaaacttatttttacgcaaaaaagaactttctaaaattcataaatattttattgatttacataaaaatccaaaaaaatgcCCTTTAGTATTACATGGAATGTCCGGTGTTGGAAAGACACAAATAGCCAGACAATATTGTGAACTTTATCATAACTCTTATGAAAACTTAGTTTGGATAGACGCAGCATTTGGACAGTTGCAAACTTCGATAAAAAACCATTATCAAATATTAGGGTTTACTGTTCAAGATTCACAAGGCAATCCTTTAAATATAGAAGTGATTATTGAAAAAGTACACgacaattataaagaaaaaaagactttGTATATTCTAGACAACGTTGAcgacaaaagtattaaaaacttaGAAATATACATTTCAAGGAAACCGAACTCATTTACTTTGATTACCTCACAGTGGAGAACGTGGTCAAATAACGTAAATCAAATGATCATTGATGCTTTTTCCGCTGAAGATGCTTTTgaatatgtaaaaacaaatattaaagaaaacacTGATGAAAACATTAGAAACTTAGTTAAAGAACTGGGTTATCATCCCTTTGCTATTACTCaggcaataaaatatataaaaacacataGAACTTCTATAGAAATTTATATGAAACTATATAGatcaaaacctttaaaaatactaaacgaTGATGACTTTTTAACCAAAGAAGAATCAAAGTCTCCAATAAAATCAATCAATTTAGTTTTAGCAAAATTaggtaaaactaaaaaatgtttaattccATTAACTATATTAAACTGTTTATCTCATTGTGATGGTCGaaacataagtaaaaaatttataatcagaATCTCAAAACACATGGCAATATACGAAGAACACGTTATAGATGAAGCTATTGGAATACTAATAAGTTATTCGTTCCTAGATCGTTTAGatgatgaaaaatattcaatGCATGTACTGACGCAGTTATCTTGTAagagttttcaaataaaaaatttaggcaAAAATTATTATCTGGATCTAATCGAAAGTTATTTTATACATGAGTTAAACAGAGTAAAAGATCACACGGACTACGGAAAACATTTTGTTCTTCATTTTCTTCACATTTTTCGTTTTAACAGAGagagaatgttaaaaacctTCCATCGTATGACAACTTCAATTAAAACCTTATTAGTATGTAAAGGTTTCTTACTAGAAgcaattgaaatattaaaagatgttcaaagttataatgaaaaaaattacggagaaaaatataaactcacGCTTgatacaaaacataatattgctGACTGTTTTTATGATATGGGAAAATATAGCAAGGCTTTAGATATTTACtgttctgttgataaaatacgaactgaaattttaggcATTGACGATCCATCTacaatgtcaacaaaaaataatattgcactATGTTTATACAAAATGgcaaaatataacgaagctttagaaatttattacgATGTTAATAAAAAgcgatatgaaatttttgatatgaACCATCCATCAATAATGGAGACAAAGAATAATATCGCAACCTGTTTGTGCGATGTTGGGAAATacaacgaagctttagaaatttattgttttattgataGAATACAAACTGAAATCTTAGGTATTAAACATTCAACTACAATGACAATAAAACATAACATCGCACTTTGTATGTACaaaatgggaaaatataacgaagctttagaaattaatCGTTTTgtagataaaatacaaactgaaattttaggaaTTAACCATCCATTTACTAtggaaactaaaaataatatagcaaaCTGTTTGTGCGGTATGGGAAAATTTAAcgaagctttaaaaatttattgttctgttgataaaatacgaaTTGAAATTTTTGGTACCAACCACCCATCTACAAtggaaacaaaacaaaatatcgCCTTCTGTTTGTACAAAAtaggaaaatataacgaagctttaaaaatttattattttgttgataaaatgcGATCTAAAATTTTAGGCATTAATCATCCGTCTTCAATGGCAACAAAGCATAATATCGCTATCTGTTTGTGCGATATGGGAAAACATAAcgaagctttaaaaatttatcattctgttgataaaataaaaactgaaattttaggtaccAACCATCCATCTACAAtggcaacaaaaaataatattgcaatctGTTTGAAGAAAATGGGAAAAtgtaacgaagctttagaaatttattattctgttgataaaataaaaactgaaatctTAGGTATCGACCATCCATCTACgatgacaacaaaaaaaaatattgcaatctgtttaaagaaaatggaaaaatataacATTGTTTAA